One segment of Bacillus alkalisoli DNA contains the following:
- a CDS encoding sulfite exporter TauE/SafE family protein, translating into MEIIAFIIIILVASVLQTSTGFGFSILATPFLLLIFEPIEAIQINLILSLIISIALIMKIRKDIDFGILRRFVVGSVTGLPIGIMIFLLVDINRLKLGVSLIILVLAIMLILKFRINQNKKKDLIVGGLSGSFTTSIGMPGPPLLLYFSGTDTQKEKLRGTTLAFYLFIYFVSLIIQVTFAGTNKTIWLSSLWALPLVFVGLYLGQLLFKRINQNVFRIFTYIILLFTAIYLLIESLGLL; encoded by the coding sequence ATGGAGATAATAGCATTTATTATAATCATTTTAGTCGCTTCTGTACTTCAAACGAGTACAGGATTCGGATTTTCAATTTTGGCTACTCCATTTCTTCTTTTAATATTTGAACCAATTGAGGCAATTCAAATAAACCTAATATTGTCTTTAATTATTTCTATTGCATTAATAATGAAAATTAGAAAGGATATTGATTTTGGCATCCTTCGAAGATTTGTGGTAGGGAGTGTTACAGGTCTGCCCATTGGAATTATGATCTTCTTGTTAGTTGATATAAATAGATTAAAGTTGGGAGTGAGCCTTATTATCTTAGTATTAGCAATAATGCTCATTCTTAAGTTTCGAATTAACCAAAATAAGAAGAAAGATTTAATTGTTGGTGGACTATCAGGTTCATTCACAACAAGTATAGGTATGCCCGGACCACCATTATTATTATATTTTTCAGGAACAGATACTCAAAAAGAAAAATTAAGAGGTACTACACTAGCCTTTTATTTATTTATATACTTTGTTAGTTTAATCATCCAAGTGACTTTTGCTGGAACAAATAAGACAATCTGGTTATCAAGTTTATGGGCCTTACCTTTGGTATTTGTAGGATTATATTTGGGGCAACTATTATTTAAAAGGATTAATCAAAATGTTTTTCGAATATTTACATATATAATCTTATTGTTTACAGCGATTTACTTGCTGATTGAGAGTTTGGGATTATTATAA
- a CDS encoding AlbA family DNA-binding domain-containing protein, translating into MDIEDIIQQGETKYVEFKSWIKVNKKELMNILTSEAVGFANTDGGIILVGVEDNGEITGCENYDEQNIIESIYDKTIPKLFTDIDIIKIANKDIIKITIQKSPEIVASSKGVVYKRLGKNTKPLYPSEYTSNSIKGFKGDYSAKIIERTTKDDIDFTEVERLKLKIQSRDKDSTLYQSDNLTFLKDLRLIDVDGDEIQLTVAGLLFVGTKDSIAKYMPQSEIIILIYNEGQTEYHKRLELKVPLVQAVDRIQQFFEDRNGIQNIQMGLFKLEIQDYPINVFQEALLNAISHRDYESATSIFC; encoded by the coding sequence ATGGATATTGAAGATATAATCCAACAGGGTGAAACTAAGTATGTAGAGTTTAAAAGTTGGATTAAAGTAAACAAGAAGGAACTAATGAATATCTTAACAAGTGAAGCAGTAGGTTTTGCTAATACAGATGGTGGTATCATCCTTGTAGGTGTTGAAGATAATGGAGAAATTACCGGATGTGAAAATTATGATGAGCAGAATATCATAGAGAGTATTTATGACAAGACGATACCTAAACTTTTTACTGATATTGATATAATAAAGATTGCTAATAAAGATATTATAAAAATAACAATACAAAAGTCACCAGAAATTGTAGCTAGTTCAAAAGGTGTTGTATATAAAAGATTAGGGAAAAATACAAAGCCACTTTATCCATCAGAATACACCTCAAATAGCATAAAGGGATTTAAAGGCGACTACTCTGCCAAAATTATCGAACGTACTACCAAAGATGATATAGATTTTACTGAAGTAGAGCGATTAAAGTTAAAAATACAATCTCGTGATAAGGATTCTACGTTATATCAATCAGACAATCTTACGTTTTTAAAGGACTTACGATTGATAGATGTTGATGGTGATGAAATTCAGTTAACAGTAGCAGGATTGTTATTTGTTGGTACGAAAGATTCGATTGCTAAATATATGCCACAATCAGAAATAATCATTCTTATATATAATGAGGGGCAGACTGAATATCATAAACGATTAGAGCTAAAAGTTCCATTAGTCCAGGCGGTAGATAGGATTCAACAATTTTTTGAAGATAGAAATGGAATACAGAACATTCAAATGGGCCTATTTAAATTGGAAATTCAAGATTATCCTATTAATGTTTTCCAAGAAGCACTTTTAAATGCAATTTCACACCGTGATTATGAGAGCGCTACTTCAATTTTTTGTTAA
- a CDS encoding ATP-binding protein — MRALLQFFVKFYPNEIIIENPGSFPSGVDRTNIITHPSSPRNKKIAETLQKLRYVQRSGQGVDIIFKDMLSLGKSAPEYNLYSDAVSLNLRSSLEDIEFLKFITKEEETNGEFSVSESCILKYIKSNKTITLGKAAEVAQITTQSAANVLNKLCQKRNVLQGKPEINICLLIECMKVLMPILITQKIKTLMKFKPT; from the coding sequence ATGAGAGCGCTACTTCAATTTTTTGTTAAGTTTTATCCAAATGAAATAATTATTGAAAATCCTGGTTCGTTTCCATCTGGGGTAGATAGGACAAATATTATTACACATCCTTCTTCTCCGAGAAATAAAAAAATTGCTGAAACACTCCAAAAACTAAGATACGTTCAACGTTCCGGCCAAGGAGTAGATATCATATTTAAGGATATGCTTTCTTTAGGAAAGTCAGCTCCAGAATATAATCTATATTCTGATGCTGTAAGTTTGAATTTAAGAAGCAGTTTGGAGGACATAGAATTTCTAAAGTTTATTACTAAAGAGGAAGAAACAAACGGCGAGTTTTCAGTTTCAGAGAGCTGTATTTTAAAATACATTAAATCAAATAAAACCATTACTCTAGGCAAGGCTGCTGAGGTGGCTCAAATAACAACTCAATCTGCAGCAAATGTGTTAAACAAACTATGTCAAAAAAGAAATGTTTTACAAGGGAAGCCAGAAATAAATATATGTTTACTCATCGAGTGTATGAAAGTTTTAATGCCAATATTGATTACACAAAAGATAAAGACTTTGATGAAATTCAAGCCAACGTAA
- a CDS encoding winged helix-turn-helix domain-containing protein, whose amino-acid sequence MILDYLSKNEYITRKEVERLCGFSPSTSKRILKELREQEKIILEGQNKSSKYKFKK is encoded by the coding sequence ATGATTTTGGACTATTTATCTAAAAATGAATATATAACACGAAAAGAAGTTGAAAGGCTTTGTGGATTTTCACCATCTACAAGTAAAAGGATATTAAAGGAATTAAGGGAACAGGAAAAAATAATTTTAGAAGGTCAAAATAAATCCAGTAAATATAAATTTAAAAAATGA